A genomic region of Thiohalophilus sp. contains the following coding sequences:
- a CDS encoding methionine adenosyltransferase has protein sequence MVDTLITVHPNLDPSASPMEIVERKGLGHPDTICDALAENLSLALCRYYRDRFGLILHHNVDKALLWGGESNPAFGGGEIIMPMEIFLAGRATSRYKGVDVPIGELVEETVHRWLQDNLHALQETPAPVVHHLVRHGSQDLVELYERQQQTGIALANDTSCGVGYAPLDELEQIVYTTEQQLNAPQVKQRHPVIGEDIKVMGVRRAGGIELTVACALVDRYVRDAEDYMAHKQQIVELVQQQTAGITDHPLQISVNTADVPEQGSFYLTVTGTSAEAGDDGEVGRGNRTNGLITPYRPMNMEAAAGKNPVTHVGKLYNLTAQRLAEDLIAELTEVRAAQCFLVSRIGQPIREPWVLELRLQLAEGAGLEPIRSRVEAIARSRLDKIDQLQHELLQAVIPVY, from the coding sequence ATGGTTGATACGCTGATTACGGTACATCCGAATCTGGATCCGTCCGCTTCGCCGATGGAGATCGTCGAGCGCAAGGGTCTCGGACATCCCGACACCATCTGCGATGCCCTGGCCGAGAACCTGAGCCTGGCGTTATGTCGCTATTACCGGGATCGGTTCGGATTGATCCTGCATCACAATGTTGACAAGGCGCTACTGTGGGGCGGCGAATCCAACCCGGCATTCGGGGGTGGCGAGATCATCATGCCAATGGAGATCTTCCTGGCCGGTCGCGCTACGTCCCGTTATAAAGGTGTTGATGTCCCGATTGGCGAGCTGGTCGAGGAGACGGTGCACCGCTGGCTGCAGGATAATCTGCATGCCTTGCAGGAGACCCCCGCACCGGTGGTTCATCACCTGGTTCGCCATGGTTCGCAGGATCTGGTTGAACTTTATGAGCGCCAGCAACAGACCGGGATCGCGCTGGCCAACGACACTTCCTGCGGCGTGGGTTATGCCCCGCTGGATGAACTGGAACAAATCGTTTACACCACCGAACAACAACTGAATGCGCCACAGGTGAAGCAGCGCCATCCGGTTATTGGCGAGGATATCAAGGTCATGGGCGTGCGTCGCGCCGGTGGGATTGAATTGACGGTCGCCTGCGCACTGGTGGATCGGTATGTGCGTGATGCCGAAGATTATATGGCGCACAAACAGCAGATCGTCGAACTGGTGCAACAGCAGACGGCAGGAATCACTGACCATCCCTTGCAGATCAGCGTGAATACCGCCGATGTCCCCGAACAGGGCAGTTTCTATCTGACTGTGACAGGTACCTCGGCAGAGGCCGGGGATGACGGCGAAGTGGGCCGTGGCAATCGCACCAACGGTCTGATTACACCCTATCGTCCCATGAACATGGAAGCGGCCGCGGGCAAGAACCCGGTAACCCATGTTGGCAAGTTATACAATCTCACCGCCCAGCGCCTGGCGGAAGATCTGATTGCGGAATTGACCGAGGTGCGGGCGGCGCAGTGTTTTCTGGTCAGCCGGATCGGCCAGCCGATCCGTGAGCCCTGGGTGCTGGAATTGCGCCTGCAACTGGCAGAGGGCGCCGGGCTGGAACCGATCCGATCCCGGGTGGAAGCGATCGCCCGCTCCCGCCTGGATAAAATTGATCAACTGCAGCACGAGTTGTTACAGGCCGTGATTCCGGTTTATTAA
- a CDS encoding aldo/keto reductase codes for MSKRNRNVSLSRRRLLQQALALALSLNLPRAGWAGDKPQKILRKIPATGETLPAIGMGTWLTFGIDLDDESALRTRSAILETFFELGGSVIDSSPMYGSAEEVVGNCLARLDSTPDLFAATKVWTSGWRAGVRQMERSRLLWNVERFDLMQVHNLLDWKTHLATLKEWKAAGRIRYLGVTTSHGRRHSELARIMETEPLDFVQLTYNLLDREAEQRLLPLAKERGIAVLANRPFQGGGLFRRFASQPLPKWAEAIDCENWAQFFLKFIISHPAVTCAIPATSKVAHMRENMGAGYGRLPDAKLRRRMSEYIRGL; via the coding sequence ATGTCGAAACGAAATCGGAATGTCTCTTTGAGTCGGCGACGCCTGTTGCAACAGGCGTTGGCTCTGGCCCTGAGTCTGAATCTGCCGCGTGCCGGTTGGGCGGGTGACAAGCCGCAAAAAATTCTCAGAAAAATTCCCGCCACTGGTGAAACGCTTCCGGCCATCGGTATGGGAACCTGGCTCACTTTTGGGATCGACCTCGATGATGAATCCGCGCTGCGGACCCGCTCGGCCATTCTTGAAACTTTCTTCGAACTGGGCGGATCGGTGATCGACTCCTCGCCCATGTACGGTTCGGCGGAGGAGGTCGTTGGAAACTGTCTGGCCCGGCTTGATTCGACGCCCGATCTGTTTGCCGCCACCAAGGTCTGGACCTCGGGCTGGCGCGCCGGCGTAAGGCAGATGGAGCGCTCCAGGCTGTTATGGAACGTGGAACGCTTCGATCTGATGCAGGTGCATAATTTGCTCGACTGGAAGACGCATCTGGCGACCCTCAAGGAGTGGAAAGCGGCGGGGCGCATTCGTTATCTGGGTGTCACCACGTCGCACGGGCGGCGACATTCGGAACTGGCCAGGATCATGGAAACGGAGCCGCTCGATTTTGTCCAGCTGACCTACAATCTGCTGGACCGGGAGGCGGAACAACGTCTGTTGCCGCTGGCAAAGGAGCGCGGGATTGCGGTGCTGGCCAACCGGCCGTTTCAGGGTGGCGGATTGTTCCGCCGGTTTGCGTCCCAACCGTTGCCAAAGTGGGCGGAAGCGATCGATTGCGAGAACTGGGCCCAGTTTTTCCTTAAATTTATTATTTCGCACCCGGCCGTCACCTGCGCGATTCCGGCCACCTCGAAGGTGGCCCATATGCGCGAGAACATGGGAGCCGGTTACGGACGTCTGCCGGATGCGAAGTTACGCCGGCGGATGAGTGAGTATATTCGCGGCCTGTAA
- a CDS encoding Tex family protein, with amino-acid sequence MNIIQRLAEELGVRPAQIEATVRLLDDGATVPFIARYRKEATAGLDDTQLRQLDERLGYLRELEDRRASVIESIREQGKLTGELQAALAQAETKTRLEDLYAPYKPKRRTRAQIAREAGLEPLLEALLEDPTRDPLPLAGEYLNPEAGVAEAEAALEGARQIFMERAAEQADLVGQLREWLWDRGRLVASVVPGEEQNGAKFADYFDYSEALQKIPSHRALALFRGRSEGVLRLKLMVPGQDDLEQVSAMGLCDAMVASHFGLRDGGRAADGWLLESARWAWRVKLALQMESELFMRLRQSAEQEAIRVFGENLRDLLLAAPAGTRTTLGLDPGLRTGVKVVVVDQTGKLVAWTTIFPHPPQKQWQAAIETLAGLIRDHQVELISIGNGTASRETDRLVQELVRQYPQPAVHSLMVSEAGASVYSASELAAREFPELDVSYRGAVSIARRLQDPLAELVKIDAKSIGVGQYQHDVNQSKLARQLEAVVEDCVNAVGVEINTASAPLLSQVAGLSESLAANIVAYREQHGAFAHRQQLLEVARLGPRAFQQAAGFLRIRDGSNPLDASAVHPEAYPLVERILQNSGRDIHSLIGDSAFLNTLAANDYTDDQFGEPTVRDIIAELDKPGRDPRPEFKTASFREGVETLRDLQPGMLLEGVISNVTNFGAFVDIGVHQDGLVHISALADRFVRDPREVVKAGQVVKVKVMEVDIDRKRVGLSMRLTDEPGKPATPKPRQSKPRGKSASAKKPAKADSNQANTAMAAAFARVKKSS; translated from the coding sequence ATGAACATTATCCAACGACTTGCCGAAGAGCTCGGCGTCAGGCCGGCCCAGATCGAGGCCACGGTACGTTTACTGGACGACGGGGCGACGGTGCCGTTTATTGCCCGCTATCGCAAGGAGGCCACTGCCGGCCTCGACGATACCCAGTTGCGCCAACTCGACGAGCGGCTGGGTTATTTGCGGGAACTCGAGGATCGCCGTGCCAGCGTCATCGAATCGATTCGCGAACAGGGCAAGCTGACCGGGGAGTTGCAGGCGGCCCTGGCGCAGGCCGAGACCAAGACCCGGCTGGAAGATCTTTACGCGCCCTACAAACCCAAACGCCGGACCCGGGCACAGATCGCGCGCGAAGCCGGACTCGAGCCGTTGCTCGAGGCACTGCTCGAGGATCCCACGCGGGATCCGTTGCCCCTGGCCGGCGAGTATCTCAATCCCGAGGCCGGGGTGGCGGAGGCCGAGGCCGCACTGGAAGGCGCCCGGCAGATCTTCATGGAGCGTGCTGCCGAGCAGGCGGATCTGGTCGGGCAACTGCGCGAATGGCTCTGGGACAGGGGCCGGCTGGTGGCCAGTGTGGTGCCGGGCGAGGAACAAAACGGCGCCAAGTTCGCCGACTACTTCGACTACAGCGAAGCGCTGCAGAAGATCCCCTCGCACCGGGCGCTGGCGCTGTTTCGCGGTCGCAGTGAGGGCGTGTTGCGCCTGAAGTTAATGGTGCCCGGCCAGGACGATCTGGAGCAGGTCAGTGCCATGGGGCTGTGCGATGCCATGGTGGCGAGTCACTTCGGATTGCGCGATGGCGGGCGGGCCGCCGACGGCTGGCTGCTGGAGTCGGCCCGCTGGGCCTGGCGGGTCAAGCTGGCGTTGCAGATGGAGAGTGAACTGTTCATGCGCCTGCGCCAGAGCGCCGAGCAAGAGGCGATCCGCGTCTTCGGCGAAAACCTGCGCGATCTGTTGCTGGCCGCACCGGCTGGCACGCGCACCACCCTGGGGCTGGATCCCGGTCTGCGCACCGGCGTCAAGGTGGTGGTAGTGGATCAGACCGGCAAACTGGTCGCCTGGACCACGATTTTCCCGCATCCGCCCCAAAAGCAATGGCAGGCCGCGATCGAGACCCTGGCCGGCCTGATCCGGGACCATCAGGTGGAGCTGATCAGTATCGGCAACGGCACCGCCTCGCGGGAAACCGACCGGCTGGTACAGGAACTGGTGCGCCAGTATCCTCAACCCGCCGTCCATTCGCTGATGGTCAGTGAAGCCGGTGCCTCGGTCTACTCGGCCTCGGAGCTGGCGGCCCGGGAATTTCCCGAGCTGGATGTCTCCTATCGCGGCGCGGTCTCCATTGCCCGGCGCCTGCAGGATCCGCTGGCGGAGCTGGTCAAGATCGACGCCAAATCGATCGGCGTGGGCCAGTACCAGCATGATGTGAACCAGAGCAAGCTGGCCCGCCAGCTCGAGGCCGTGGTGGAAGATTGTGTCAACGCGGTGGGGGTGGAGATCAATACCGCCTCGGCACCGCTGCTGTCGCAAGTGGCCGGGCTGAGTGAGTCGCTGGCGGCCAATATCGTCGCGTACCGCGAACAGCACGGCGCATTCGCGCATCGCCAGCAGTTACTCGAGGTGGCGCGTCTGGGTCCCAGGGCATTTCAGCAGGCCGCCGGGTTTTTGCGGATTCGCGACGGCAGCAATCCGCTGGATGCTTCGGCGGTGCACCCCGAAGCCTATCCGCTGGTTGAACGCATCCTGCAGAACAGCGGCCGGGATATTCACTCGCTGATCGGCGACAGTGCTTTTCTCAACACGCTGGCGGCCAATGACTATACCGATGATCAGTTTGGCGAACCGACGGTGCGCGATATTATCGCCGAGCTGGACAAGCCGGGACGGGATCCGCGCCCCGAGTTCAAAACCGCCAGCTTCAGGGAGGGGGTGGAGACCCTCAGGGATCTGCAACCGGGCATGCTGCTCGAAGGCGTGATCAGCAACGTGACCAACTTCGGGGCCTTTGTCGATATCGGTGTGCACCAGGACGGCCTGGTCCACATCTCGGCCCTGGCCGATCGCTTCGTGCGCGATCCCCGCGAGGTCGTCAAAGCCGGTCAGGTGGTCAAGGTCAAGGTGATGGAGGTGGACATTGACCGCAAGCGGGTGGGATTGTCGATGCGCCTGACCGATGAGCCCGGCAAACCGGCGACACCAAAGCCGCGGCAGAGCAAACCCCGGGGCAAGTCCGCGTCCGCTAAAAAGCCTGCCAAAGCGGACAGCAATCAGGCCAATACCGCGATGGCTGCCGCGTTTGCCAGAGTGAAGAAGTCGTCCTGA
- a CDS encoding DnaJ C-terminal domain-containing protein → MEYKDYYQILGVERDATQDEIKRAYRKLARKYHPDVSKEADAEERFKEMAEAYEVLKDPEKRAAYDQLGANWQGGQDFRPPPDWDAGFEFSGGFGGGGAGAASFSDFFETLFGQQGGMGGGGFRSRGEDHHARVLIDVEDAFAGTVRNLTLHAPEVDEQGHVRTRERNLNVRIPRGVRQGQHIRLSGQGHPGMGGGQAGDLYLEVDFKPHPLYRVEGRDLYLDLPLAPWEAALGARVKVPTPDGAVDMRIPANSQSGSKLRLKGRGIPGKTPGDLYVILKIIQPPADSDKAKAFYQQMAEEFDFNPRAGMGV, encoded by the coding sequence GTGGAATATAAGGATTATTATCAGATACTGGGCGTCGAGCGGGACGCCACACAGGATGAGATCAAACGCGCCTATCGCAAGCTGGCACGCAAGTACCATCCCGATGTGAGCAAGGAAGCGGATGCCGAGGAACGTTTCAAGGAGATGGCGGAAGCCTATGAAGTGCTCAAGGATCCCGAAAAACGCGCGGCCTACGATCAGCTGGGCGCCAACTGGCAGGGCGGCCAGGATTTTCGCCCGCCGCCGGACTGGGATGCCGGCTTTGAATTCAGCGGTGGCTTCGGCGGTGGCGGCGCCGGTGCCGCCTCCTTCAGCGACTTTTTTGAAACCCTGTTCGGCCAGCAGGGCGGAATGGGCGGCGGCGGCTTTCGTAGCCGCGGCGAGGATCACCATGCCCGGGTATTGATCGATGTGGAGGACGCCTTTGCGGGTACGGTGCGTAATCTGACCCTGCATGCGCCGGAGGTGGATGAACAGGGCCACGTGCGTACCCGCGAGCGCAACCTGAATGTGCGCATCCCCAGAGGGGTACGTCAGGGCCAGCATATCCGGTTGAGCGGGCAGGGCCATCCCGGTATGGGAGGCGGCCAGGCGGGGGATCTCTATCTGGAGGTGGACTTCAAGCCGCACCCGTTGTATCGGGTCGAGGGTCGGGATCTCTATCTGGATCTGCCCCTGGCGCCCTGGGAAGCGGCCCTGGGCGCGCGGGTCAAGGTGCCCACGCCGGACGGAGCGGTGGACATGCGGATTCCGGCCAATTCGCAAAGTGGCAGCAAGTTGCGCCTCAAGGGCCGGGGGATTCCGGGCAAAACGCCGGGGGATCTTTATGTCATCCTGAAAATCATCCAGCCCCCGGCCGACAGTGACAAGGCGAAGGCCTTTTACCAGCAAATGGCCGAGGAGTTCGATTTTAACCCGCGTGCCGGGATGGGAGTGTGA
- a CDS encoding chaperone modulator CbpM, whose translation MTGQQEPLSGIILDETTTLTLDELSGACRVERDVIVALVEEGIVEPFGQETAEWQFVASQLPRVRTAMHLYHDLELNLAGVALALELLDEVGELRSRLRQLESSF comes from the coding sequence ATGACGGGGCAGCAGGAACCGCTTTCCGGTATTATTCTCGATGAAACGACCACGCTGACACTGGATGAACTCAGTGGTGCCTGCCGGGTCGAACGCGATGTCATCGTGGCACTGGTCGAGGAGGGTATTGTTGAACCGTTCGGCCAGGAAACGGCCGAGTGGCAATTTGTCGCCAGTCAGTTACCCCGGGTGCGAACCGCCATGCATCTGTATCATGATCTGGAACTCAATCTGGCCGGCGTGGCACTGGCTCTGGAGTTGCTCGATGAAGTCGGTGAATTGCGTTCCCGCCTGCGTCAGCTGGAGTCGTCGTTTTAA
- a CDS encoding PDC sensor domain-containing protein, with product MLQSPLYEIAEACSRVWPDRPALNDVLQEKLELVPNCKYLYVLNTEAVQISDNISRDGVISNDYGRDRSQRPYMSEVVPSSGFLLSDTYISLRAHRPSLTAIQLVRDSDGKAQGFVGADFDLRDLPLTRELYEEPCYWRQIKGDPSIRGTVFHQSRVDSDMDKQLDTVLSVLEELMTKHGVYHVILHFSSSRAIIWQMEDPYRYRLLDIDSLIDPDICLAYPHQAYSREAAVPAGQIHEVLEAFRQLRFMDETFYLRSGTLNIFNGLVGLTFSCDGSHYIPYDEFLDKEHAFWSMQVAN from the coding sequence ATGCTGCAATCGCCTCTGTACGAGATCGCCGAAGCCTGCAGTCGTGTCTGGCCGGATCGCCCGGCACTCAATGACGTATTGCAGGAAAAACTGGAACTGGTGCCCAACTGCAAGTATCTGTATGTGTTGAACACCGAGGCCGTTCAGATCAGTGACAATATCTCCCGCGACGGGGTTATCTCGAATGATTATGGCCGGGATCGCTCACAGCGCCCGTATATGTCCGAGGTGGTGCCCAGTTCCGGGTTTCTTCTCTCCGATACCTATATCAGCCTGCGTGCTCACCGTCCGTCGCTGACCGCCATTCAGCTGGTACGTGACAGTGACGGCAAGGCGCAGGGCTTCGTCGGTGCTGATTTTGATTTGCGCGATCTGCCGCTGACACGTGAACTTTACGAAGAGCCGTGCTACTGGCGACAGATCAAGGGCGATCCGTCCATTCGTGGCACGGTGTTTCACCAGTCACGGGTGGATAGTGACATGGATAAGCAGCTGGATACCGTGCTTTCCGTGCTCGAGGAATTGATGACCAAGCACGGGGTGTATCATGTCATCCTGCATTTCTCCAGCAGCCGCGCGATTATCTGGCAAATGGAAGATCCCTATCGTTATCGTCTGCTGGATATCGATTCTTTGATCGATCCGGATATCTGCCTGGCCTATCCGCACCAGGCCTATTCACGCGAGGCGGCGGTCCCGGCCGGACAGATTCATGAAGTGCTCGAGGCTTTCCGCCAGCTGCGTTTTATGGATGAAACCTTCTATCTGCGCTCCGGCACGTTGAATATTTTCAACGGCCTGGTGGGCCTGACTTTCTCCTGCGACGGTTCGCACTATATTCCCTATGATGAGTTTCTGGACAAGGAGCACGCCTTCTGGTCCATGCAGGTCGCCAACTGA
- a CDS encoding DNA-J related domain-containing protein, with product MSRQADQSRSLPDSFYQDIEQLLAQHPRGMDEYTLLQALKEQGYFSFSKVRPAPPLELFQMHFLLMHGLYRLQRELLQRQQAIIEISALKIRMWPWQSGEYALTETDPLRDYYLDMGNLQTMTEADVNQLLDAFWREFVRFDGRAEALAELGLSDPVDDEVIKQTYRRLAMQHHPDRGGEAWRLQAINAAYEMLCKSR from the coding sequence ATGTCCCGCCAGGCTGACCAATCCCGTTCTCTACCCGACAGCTTCTACCAGGATATCGAGCAATTGCTGGCTCAACATCCCCGGGGTATGGATGAATACACGCTGCTGCAGGCATTGAAAGAGCAGGGTTACTTCAGCTTTTCCAAAGTCCGCCCGGCACCACCGCTGGAACTGTTCCAGATGCACTTTCTGCTGATGCATGGTCTCTACAGACTGCAACGGGAGTTGCTACAACGGCAGCAGGCCATTATCGAGATATCAGCCCTGAAAATACGTATGTGGCCCTGGCAGTCGGGAGAATATGCACTGACCGAAACCGATCCGCTACGCGACTATTATCTGGATATGGGCAATTTGCAGACGATGACCGAAGCTGACGTCAATCAGTTACTGGATGCCTTCTGGCGCGAGTTTGTCCGTTTTGATGGTCGGGCAGAAGCGCTTGCGGAGCTGGGTCTGAGTGATCCGGTCGATGATGAGGTGATCAAACAGACTTATCGCCGTTTGGCGATGCAGCATCATCCCGACAGAGGCGGCGAAGCCTGGCGTTTGCAGGCCATCAATGCCGCCTATGAGATGCTGTGCAAGTCACGGTAG
- a CDS encoding slipin family protein yields MSDYTLYIIIILIVAFLLSAIRILREYERGVIFTLGRFWKVKGPGFIIVIPLIQQMVRVDLRIIVMDVPSQDVISQDNVSVHVNAVLYFRVVDPERAIIQVEDYYSATSQLAQTTLRSVLGQHELDEMLSERDKLNADIQKILDEQTDAWGIKVSNVEIKHVDLDDSMIRAIAKQAEAERVRRAKIIHAEGERQAAGELSNAAEILARQGSALQLRYLQTLTEIANDKTNTIVFPLPMDMLETLTNNLKK; encoded by the coding sequence ATGAGCGATTACACTTTATATATTATTATCATTCTGATAGTCGCGTTTTTACTCAGCGCCATCCGCATTCTGCGAGAATACGAACGCGGCGTCATTTTCACACTCGGTCGCTTCTGGAAGGTCAAGGGTCCCGGCTTCATCATCGTCATCCCGTTAATCCAGCAAATGGTCAGGGTGGACCTGCGGATTATCGTCATGGATGTTCCCAGCCAGGATGTGATTTCCCAGGACAATGTCTCGGTGCATGTCAATGCCGTGCTCTATTTCCGGGTCGTCGATCCGGAGCGGGCCATCATTCAGGTAGAGGATTACTATTCGGCCACCAGCCAGCTGGCGCAGACGACCCTGCGTTCCGTGCTGGGACAACATGAGCTGGATGAAATGCTCTCCGAGCGCGACAAGCTCAACGCCGATATTCAGAAGATTCTCGACGAACAAACCGATGCCTGGGGCATCAAGGTCAGCAACGTGGAAATCAAGCACGTCGATCTCGATGACAGCATGATTCGCGCCATCGCCAAACAGGCCGAAGCCGAGCGGGTGCGGCGCGCCAAGATCATACATGCCGAAGGCGAACGCCAGGCCGCCGGCGAACTGTCCAATGCCGCAGAAATCCTCGCCCGGCAGGGTTCCGCCCTGCAACTGCGTTATCTGCAGACCCTGACGGAAATCGCCAACGACAAGACCAACACCATCGTCTTCCCCCTGCCGATGGATATGCTGGAAACCCTGACCAACAACCTGAAAAAATAA
- a CDS encoding nodulation protein NfeD, with protein MTLKLSRLLLLSLTLFSFSAPAVSADNASSPGVLQLSIEEVIGPATEDYITRAINQARGEQIGLIIIRMDTPGGLDSAMRGIIKTITNSPIPVVTYVAPTGSRAASAGTYILYASHIAAMAPGTNLGAATPVKLGSPGQPDKQPDSESDKTGDAKSASERKAINDAVAYIQGLAALHGRNAEWAEQAVRQAASLSAGEALEKNVIDLVARSTADLLQQLDGRKLEVLGQTVILNTLEMDVKTANPDWRSRLLSVITNPNIAYILMLIGIYGLIFEFSSPGAIVPGTIGAICLLLGLYALQLLPINYAGMALLLLGIALMIGEAYQPSFGILGIGGLIAFVFGSIILIDTSAPGYGINPGVITAFALSSLLMFIVVIGLALKARRRPVASGMEQLLADTGTVITAGDHRATILIHSEHWQATCDQPLQPGQRVRVIAADGLTLQVELLDEPTNQGEVT; from the coding sequence ATGACGTTGAAATTATCCCGGTTATTATTGTTATCCCTGACATTGTTCAGTTTTTCCGCTCCGGCCGTCAGCGCGGACAACGCCTCATCCCCCGGTGTGTTACAGCTGAGCATTGAAGAGGTTATCGGTCCGGCGACGGAGGATTATATCACCCGGGCCATCAACCAGGCGCGTGGTGAGCAGATCGGCCTGATAATCATTCGTATGGACACGCCCGGCGGGCTCGACAGCGCCATGCGCGGCATTATCAAAACTATCACCAATTCCCCGATTCCGGTTGTGACCTATGTCGCACCCACCGGCTCCCGCGCGGCCAGTGCCGGCACATACATTCTTTATGCCAGTCATATTGCCGCCATGGCGCCAGGCACCAACCTGGGGGCCGCTACCCCGGTCAAACTCGGGAGCCCGGGTCAACCGGACAAACAGCCCGACAGCGAGTCTGACAAGACCGGGGACGCCAAATCGGCCAGCGAACGCAAAGCCATCAACGATGCAGTGGCCTATATCCAGGGCCTGGCAGCGTTACACGGACGCAATGCCGAATGGGCCGAACAGGCCGTACGCCAGGCCGCGAGTCTCTCTGCCGGTGAAGCCCTGGAGAAGAACGTCATCGACCTGGTCGCACGCAGCACGGCCGATCTGCTGCAACAGCTCGACGGGCGGAAGCTGGAAGTACTGGGCCAGACAGTCATCCTCAATACCCTGGAGATGGATGTTAAAACCGCCAATCCCGACTGGCGAAGTCGTTTGCTTAGCGTGATCACCAATCCCAATATTGCCTATATCCTGATGTTAATCGGGATTTATGGCCTGATATTCGAATTCTCCAGTCCCGGCGCCATTGTTCCCGGCACCATCGGTGCCATCTGCCTGTTACTCGGGCTATACGCCCTGCAATTACTACCGATCAATTATGCCGGCATGGCACTGCTGCTGCTTGGCATTGCCCTGATGATCGGCGAAGCCTATCAGCCCAGCTTCGGCATTCTCGGTATCGGCGGGCTGATCGCCTTCGTTTTCGGTTCAATCATTCTGATCGACACCAGTGCGCCCGGATACGGCATTAACCCGGGGGTCATCACCGCGTTTGCCCTCAGCAGTCTTCTGATGTTTATCGTAGTCATCGGCCTGGCCCTCAAAGCACGACGACGACCGGTGGCAAGCGGCATGGAGCAACTGCTCGCGGACACCGGCACGGTTATCACCGCCGGCGATCATCGGGCCACCATTTTGATTCACAGTGAACACTGGCAGGCCACCTGCGATCAGCCGCTACAGCCGGGACAACGGGTCCGGGTGATCGCGGCCGATGGACTGACCCTGCAGGTGGAACTGCTGGACGAGCCGACCAACCAAGGAGAAGTAACATGA